From the Mya arenaria isolate MELC-2E11 chromosome 17, ASM2691426v1 genome, the window GGTGTGATTTTTATAGTTATCTTTGTAATGATTTGATTATGTATAAAATCAAGAAACTAATTTATAAGCTGCATGAGTTGGATACAACTTGAAggaaacaatgaataaaatgaagttGTTAATGCAATCGAACCAACGTCCATTTTTGGCATAGTATAATTCATTGAACATCAAACGCCTGTAAATTAAACTATTTTCTATTTACAATTTGAGGCATACTTGCAGGGACACTTAAGCTGGCATATCTACCTAGGACCTGAACTATTTTTGTATTCACTTACCTGACCAACACTATTTCGTACCGCAGATCCTTGTCTTTTTGGTGATTAAATTTtcttccatatatatatattgatatatggtatgttcttgtgtttgtttttttcttctttgctAAAGTACACTTGACATTTATGATATAGATTATCGTCAGTGGACTATGTATATGGGGTGAAAACAAGGACCAATGCACGTCATGACTGAAAGAAAAGGTGAagagaaaaatatatgtatatatcatgtatattcCTGGATTAGTGAACATTTTTACGCCTACAGAAGCAGTTAATCAATATTGTATTGCACTATCTTTTGCTCATGTGTTTTGGTGCCCTTTCTCCAGCGAATGAAATGAAgctctggccccaatttctcgaaatttcttaagtcccttataacaggattaagctaaactcactatttttgttgttctataatgcgttatatttacttctttaagagtttttagaaattatataagaaaaatatgtatgctcattagaaaaaaaaacatttttcatttattaaaatccatttttagtatgtgttttggctaattgaaataagcgacttaagcctgttaagcttaagaagtttcgagaaattggagtCAGAAGATTTCCAGACcccattttcttaaaaatcttaATCAGAACAGGCCGAATGGCTTGTTTCATTAAGCATTGCTTCTTACTTAATCGTGACTTTAATAAATAAGGATTATTTTATCGTTATTATCATGCATATAATATCGTAagtcaaaaaattaaaaaaatagatattacACAAAATATCCCAAACAAAACAGTGACCTTAGCATAATTCTTGGATATTGGAACTTCCAGGAAATCGGAGCCAGTAccttcaaaacatgtttaaggTTAATCATTAGAATGTTAGAATAATGAATTTAACTAGTGTCGTTAActtctaaaatgtattttatttcttctttgcTAGGGCTGAATAACTGATCATAACAACGAATGATAATTGTAGACTCTGTGATGATTTGGATCCGAAATACGATCATTACATGAACGTTCGAGCGCTCAATGATTTAACTCGAAGCATTGTGATCCATGGAATGGAAATACACAAGAAAGTTGATGAATTTTGAGTTATCTAGTGTTCCAGTTCAAGAAGCCAGTTACATTGCTATCTAGTATGTTGGCTAAAAGATCTGGGAAGTATATCAGGAAGTATCTTTTTCGCCTTAAAGCATCGCGCTGACAAGGGTCCATTTGTGTGATGTGGGATTGACACCAGGCCCTAATTTCTCAAatcttcttaagtcccttacaacaggattaagctaagctcactatttttgtttttcaataatgtgCTTACTATTTCCTTGTTATATTTTCCAAACGTTACATGGGAACAATCtgtatgataatcacaataaaccatttttcgtttatcaaatttcaatttaaggAAGTATTTTGGCTAATTCAAATAagtacttaagcctgttaagcttaagaaggtCTGAGAAATAGGGGCCAGAGCCCAGACATATTTCGGCTTTACTAGTGTTCCAGTTCAAGTACCCTGTTACTTTTATAATTGCAGTGCCAATGTCTGGTAAACAGAGATGGCGGTTGGAAACTGTAAAGAGGGCTATTACTTGGTGTATGCGTTGTCCTCAGAGCATTGCGATCAGTGTAATGATAAAGGTTCAGCTGTTTGGCATCGTCAGTAAAAGCTCCCGTAAAGAAGGCCATTTATTGAAGTTATTACGTTGTAGAACCATGAACAATGAATATTGACCATTTTCTAATCATTGGTTCTAATCGTAAGGCAAGGTAATTTaggagaaatatatatattaaagcgaCTTTCGAACGAAGGATTTCTTATCTTAGCTTTTCTGTCgagtattatttgtttacattcatcATACAATATAATTTCTAATCAAGTACTGCTTTAAGTATAACTGAAGGGGCTGTGCGCCAGATGATCACTTTCGACAAACTAATGTTTGGCagttttttgtcttttttaccAGGTGCAATTAAAAAATCTGTATACCTTTGAGACTTATCACGTGACGGCCTCACGTGACTTTCGCTTGCGCTTAAAATACAAACGAGCATGACGCCAGTACGAAAACGGACAAATGTCACCACAGGGCCCGGCAGATCAACACTGGTGATGAAATAGATCGATGGAAGAATCTCAAAGAAAGTATtactgctgaaaatgacagcgCGATGGCTTAAACTCATATATACAAGAACGTTTGCGGAGTTTGCGATACGAGGGGTCAACCCAAAACAATCGATGTCTATCCAAAAAGTCATTTTGACGAAGACTAAGAACTTTAGGCAAATCATGTTTGTTTACTAATCGCACTTGTACAGCCTTTAAATCggatttataattaaatgtgaGCTCGATGTGAACACTCTAGAAAGTATTCGTATCGACACTTCAGTGTTGATCAATGAAGCTGAAAGCGGAAAACGTCACTCAATGCTGCATTTTCCTGTGTGGggcataaataaaatattcattgtttcTCTTCACACGTCCGACCTGAATTATTGGCGCgacttaaattattttagtgATACAAGTGAGGTTATTTTTCTGATAAGCATGATATCTTCGCCCTATTAAACTTTTGCGGGATGTTTTCTCGTTGTGTAACTGATCCggattttataaacaatattcacAAGTAATTCCATAAACCGCGGATCTTTTCAGCATACTCGTGtaagtttgatatattttcttgatAATGCTATGTCATTGAATAAGACTATTTATCGAGCGACCGACCAACACTCATTCTACCTCGGCTGTGAGAAAACATATAGTATTTAAAGTCTGGCCTAGTGCCGATAGGTTTCCCATTTCCAATAATATCTGTATATGCATAATACCATATGCAACGTATTAAGACATTGCATGCAGCATAGATTACTGCAGTAATGTCTTGTGCTAAGGTTTAAGGAATAAATACAGTACGAGTTTTCTTCAAAGGAGTTTTCTTCAAAGGAGTCTtcttacagacgtaagaagcCGTTTCGCTTTAAACTTTATTTGAGGCAAAGCCGTCCTCAATGTAGCTGTCGGCCTTCAGGTCTCATATCGTATTTTACACGGTACAATTGTCTTACTTGCCACGGTAAACCAGCAAATTGAATACTACTCGAATGGGCCAGATGTCCGCAGATGTTGCAATGGAATAGTTATTGTTCTTGCGgctaatatatttttctttatttcggGCTTTGTTTGGTTTAACAGCTAAGCCAATACTCAAGCGAACAATTTCTGCAATTCTTAAGTTATAGTTTATCTATGCACAAATGACTTTGCtaaacttaattttattaaagAGTTGGAGTTTTTTACTCTACACATGTTTTGCATgattttcatcattgttttcttgcaaataatttagaaaaaaaatgtaaagatGTGCTTGCAAAATTATCATCGAGATAGCTTTTTCGATTTTCAGCTGCAATCTCTTACATCGGCATCATCGGATTTTTATCCGGTGTTATCGAGGAACACGGCTTGAAAGGTTGTCCACACCGCCTGTCTATCAATCTGGCGGTGATATTGTGCGCTGTGTACTTCTCTTATGCTGCCATTTGTTTAGAGATATGCCATTGCTTATAAGTGTACCCATTTCGAACGTTGTGATCTATTTAGTGGTATGCATGATGACAGTAATAATTGATTTGATTGTTGTATCTGTTATGAGTGGGctgtttattaaatttatacttGCAGCAACTGCATTGTGTCTAAAATGAAGGAACTAATTAATTGCATTAGTGGGAGGAAATATGCCTGAACCTAGAATATGATGAAGCTGTAAAAACAACCGAATCAAAAGCTTATGAAACAAGATTCTTTTCTGACATGGACCCTCAAGTATGTTATTTAGATACAGATTGTATCAGACAATTGTGAGTTTTATATTAATGATGAAGTTACGAATGCCCAGTTCAATGGATTACGCAACCTACGAACATGTCTACCTTCGTAAGAGCAAACATAAACCAATAACATATGCACGACTCCATGATGATTGCCCTCAAGTGTAAAGGGGTCACGAAGTAAGTGGTGGGAATGCGGGTCTTGCACGAGACTCATCGTCTTAATGTACCGAACACATATgccaatatgttttaaaatatcccCTTGCAGGCCCTGGTTCAAACCCGGACACAACCAATTAAACGCTATCCATGTGCATATATGCATCATTTCATAATGGTTACACTCTTAATgcgaccttgaactttgagggAGGGACGTGGATCTTGCTCGCGACACGACGTCTATCCAGTGCATGACAAATTTACAGCACCTTGGCTACGACCAACTATAGTATGTCCATGTGCGTGTATGCAGCATTCCCTAAccattgaccttgaactttgagcTAGGGTGGCAGGCCTTGCACGTAACACATTGCAGCTATTTTCCGATCACCTgtgccaatttattttaaagtaccTCCGTGCTACAGCCCTGAAACGGATAATCTATCtttgtgcatatatgcagcatttcataaTGATTTAACTTAAGTGTGACAATGCGCATTAAAGTAGTGCCATGTGTCTTGTACTCGACAAATCGCccttatatacaaaacatatgtatgtgccaaataaaattcaatattttttgtgcataacaaagtaacagcccggaaaAGACCACCTaagtatatgtacatatatatagcATTGCATAATGATTAATTTtgaagtgtgaccttgaactttgagtAATTGGCGTCAGGTTTTAACAAATTGCCCTTAAGTACCGAACACATCTGCGAAATACTTGCCTTACGTCATTTTAGGCTTAGGCCGCCAGCCTATATATTTTGGTACCGCAAGTCTAAATCAGGTAtcgtcagatctactttttgacatgacatgtaaaaataattaatgccccggggttacaaaatgggacgtatggtgttatgcggtttaaaataGTGCAAAACAAATACCAATTTATTTGCATATGTTCATAAGATTGCAAGGTAAAGGAGGATTTGGAAGCAAGCCGAATAatcttaaatacatattattgatGAACCAAGGAAAATAGATAATTATCGATAATTACgaagaaaatggaaatgtgtgAACTAAAAGACTCTGTCTTACTTTGCCTACACCAAAAAGTCAAAACATTCTCAACCAATatctaattttatttattagcttTACACTAGCAATAAATTTGCGAGATGACAGCAATGTTCctaatacagtcgaacctcgctatgtcgacgtcggataagtcgactttccggttatgtcgactttttccggtcccgaatttattccttcttattctatatgaaataaatctgtttgtgtcgatttttttatctcgactttttcgctatgtcgaccacgaatttcacacatttcctatgttctttatgtcgaactgtcgatcgagacgtaggtgtgaaaatattcatgacggtttgcggcatgtcgcaaaatgtcaatataacaaactgtcataattgggggatacaaaaatgtaattggtaagtgcgaataattaaagttgtttgcttatgtatttaattaaagagacatttattgctcaagctctttggtattgtataaaacatgaatattttatcgaTTAGATATTAATCCCGAATGGGAACAGtaagaataacttcaaaatgtcaaatgttagttccactgctctgatcgaccaattcagagaaggatctgtataaaattttacaatgtacaaatgtattcaattgtgatttaatatgtgttttgtgtgatccataaacgtaaaaagaaataaatttgacacaaataattcttcttttgtttcactttatttttcaataataagtttgctgttttcacgacgaaaatatttaaaagaccgttcaattgtggatgtaaacattacaatccaactcaaacgtattgggattggtgatatttttttgtaatttggaTGAGTCGAATTTTCGTTATATCGACTTTTTTCATtaggtcccgaaaaagtcgacataacgagatTAGACTGTACATACTGTTAACTGATGAAACTAGCGAActgtgtaaaaaataattttacataacCTATTCTAATGGTATGACAAATACAGTTTGGGGCCTTTTAACGCATTCAGCAATTTCATTGTAAGATGGTGTCAACAATtcaaagaacatatttaaatgCTGAAGCGCGTTCATTgctagctcgactattcgaataATAAGGTGAGCTATACTACTCAACCAAGCGTtggcgtcggcggcggcgtTGGCAgtggcgtcggcgtcacaccttgtttaaggttttgcatgttaccacatttaagtcaatatctcagcatatacatcatttaaattataatatatattgcatacaCGTGCTATTATTGTGGATCTACTGTAATCAAACGGTAATTATagattgttttctttatctCTGGGTTATCACATTTTTCATCGATAGTATTATCATGTTAAAACGAAAATGAAATGTCCATGTATATAAGTCGATTGTTTTACACAGTTCATTCACAACCCTCAAGTAACGTTTGGTTTTAGGTTAAAGGAAACTATATGTTTGTGATGGAAGATTCTGTTATGGATTTTGATGTTGATCAGGAAAATGTGGAAAATACAAGCCGAGATTCTACCTTCTTTGGCAAAGTACTGGCACGAATGTGTTCAGCCCATCAAACGCTTCCCGAGGGTGAGTATTGTTTATGTACAGATGTCATCGTATCCGGTATCAAAAGAAGCCGTGATATTGGTAAATTTTACTTTCTATTTTGTTATAAACTCATTtagattatttcattaaaaaatgtttggttttaAATCCTTTGAATTGCGATTATTCACATCGACGAGGTATTAAACCGTTTCGATAATGGGATTCAGTTGAGGTGAAAGGTTTATATAAGTTCAATGAACATAATAGTTCATGATTACGCCAAACGTTATGTATATGTCATATGATGATAACCATACATATTGATAATTCAGATCGCGGTTCATACATAGAGAACCCAAACGATTCATATGAGGCGAACCCAAACGATTCATATGAGGTAATTATCAccatacttttaaacatttgattacttttaaatagaagtgtctgttaaaataatttaagaaaaacaaatatgtttatttgttaaactaTTGGCtaatttttgatatattgttattaatatgaaGTCCTTTACTTTACAAGCATATTGATATACTTAGTTATATACAAATTCATATATAATAGTGTACTAGGTACAACAATATTATAGCAAATGAATAATACAGAAAAGGCTGCCATATTGCACCAAGCCTGCTGATGCTACTGTACCTCACACAATGAACTTACCATGCTGTTCCATGTTTTCAGTTGTTTCCGTACATCACATTGTTACTGCACCTTTTTCTTCCACTTTGTTCGTTGAGCGTTGCAATATCCAGTCTTGTATTGCCATACTGGGCCTTTGGGGAAACAGACGACGTAGCGGTTGGTCTCTTTAAATGCTGCAATTTTACTGAAGATAATCGCAGCTCAAACCACAGCGAGTGTTCATCATTGTCTGATTGTTTCCCGTCAGACTTCAGTAAGTGTCTGATCACAGATATATTCATTTAAGCCTTTTATAATGctaaaactaatataaaatcaacttttgtttttatttgtttcagaaTTGCATTCAGTCTTCAATGCAGCTGCCGGTCTTCAGATAACATACATTGCTTTACACGGTATCACGTTCATACTGACAGCAATAGGCCTAAAAAAAGGAAACTTTTCGGTCTGTCGAATTTACAGTGGATTTGTTATTGTCCTTGCGggtaatatattattttccaaaTGATGACGCAACACTTAACCCTAATTTGTCCAAGAAAATGATTCAAATTCATCTGGGCAAAACACCTTGTTGACTTTCTTACTCACTCATCTTTATAATTGGTGggcatttatttcattattatgcAATTCTATGAATTTTCCTGTT encodes:
- the LOC128224580 gene encoding uncharacterized protein LOC128224580; the protein is MFVMEDSVMDFDVDQENVENTSRDSTFFGKVLARMCSAHQTLPEDRGSYIENPNDSYEANPNDSYELFPYITLLLHLFLPLCSLSVAISSLVLPYWAFGETDDVAVGLFKCCNFTEDNRSSNHSECSSLSDCFPSDFKLHSVFNAAAGLQITYIALHGITFILTAIGLKKGNFSVCRIYSGFVIVLAAAISYIGIIVYFSGIITSENITGKSKPRLSINLAIISLAVYLSYAAVCFRQPKALIIVLMSTCVIYNVIFVMTQTITFFIIIGYVAIGMALISIVIVASFMTCI